Proteins co-encoded in one Thamnophis elegans isolate rThaEle1 chromosome 1, rThaEle1.pri, whole genome shotgun sequence genomic window:
- the APC2 gene encoding adenomatous polyposis coli protein 2, whose protein sequence is MEELKMSGSIASYDQLVKQVEALKKENTHLRQELEDNSNHLSKLENETSDMKVVLKHLQGKLEQEAKVMVSSGQMEVLDQLKALQMDITSLYNLKFHPPALLPEPVCQDHSPEQSLSHSASLQRKDNMGDLGRATIRLLEELDRERCFLLSEIEKEEREKLWYYTQLQSLSKRLDELPHVETFSMQMDLIRQQLEFEAQHIRTLMEERFGTTDEMVQRAQIRASRLEQIDKELMEAQDKVQPSEQPPSGKLPSTEGDGRLDIATNSEEAKDQLGSSKVEVVFWLLSMLATRDKEDMSRTLLAMSSSQESCLAMRKSGCLPLLIQILHDSDREPSAPDSPGAAGKDCRMRANAALHNIIFSQPDEGQAKKEMRVLHVLEQIRSYSETCWDWLRMQKEGAKIPEGGAAPVPIEPQICQATCAIMKLSFDEEYRRAMNELGGLQAIAELLQVDYEMHKMTNDPLNLALRRYTGMALTNLTFGDVVNKATLCSRQRCMQAIVDQLASDSEELHQVVSSILRNLSWRADMNSKKVLREVGSVSALMQCALRASKESTLKSVLSALWNLSAHSTENKTAICMVEGALGFLVSTLTYKCQSNSLAIIESGGGILRNVSSLIATREDYRQTLRDHNCLQTLLQHLKSHSLTIVSNACGTLWNLSARSPKDQELLWDLGAVSMLRNLVHSKHKMIAMGSTAALRNLLANRPLKYKDAMVISPGSCMPSLYMRKQKALEAELDAQHLAETFDTMEKQTMKKQSVAKKPMRHMDSLVKDYASDSGCFDDDEVPNVSSSTENGNVSVLSMFLNSSFLQSQTLSRTVSQKRGPELEKDPSGKSTEAKKASPLLVSQDNDVSVVAEKLANKITTTVAKIDKLVEDITTLHTSSDDSFSLSSEDHCLDWQYGLDEVHEARAQSCSPCRLSDTSGIMKRESLSRAHTLLRLKNAYTSLSNDSLNSGSTSDGYCPKEHMRPCTRTTFLDFKDELHRYQKRPSRLDLKNILLNRPEKMELPEKKQPESNVMVEKPEKETLLEKAKVTHRLPPNPDVAEKETECKKKEGGRQLDPDPKVHTIKLSPSYQHVPFLENNAIASGTTGVLGTSSYYPSLSMKTTDHLNKVPEKLTAAEPAKQERLQKYSMEEMPICFSRCSSLSSISSADGQSHSENEMDTDSSLEIIEVEEVEEAQKNNQEKKAKQEVEPLNSSSQPIAIPFPNKEKMFLRGASPSRHDDLTPSSSSENYIQETPLVMSRCSSVSSLGSFESPSIASSIQSEPCSEMISGTVSPSELPDSPGQTMPPSRSKTPLFELNSQPEKEASPFNIQWENNVKKFMDITDFKERFQMPQDLDSMVYFTVEKPNENFSCASSLSALPLHEHYIQKDVELKLIPPFPERSGLNFMTHEKRDDERAIEGQRKLECLELTSDEDIEILRECINSAMPPRFRKIRTSLVSGLPGQVLNPQSKKSMQLPVYMLVPANSHLSIPKHRWATVTRPNKDYLGNEDSFTDSAEGTPVNFSSAASLSDETLQYPMKDEGDSRHCSGKRKEVTGVPMGGLQREIRQLEQSSCRIGRITSSHSTPTKMASSSKYKTGSNHTSPLRATRAQSAESRRGNIPLRNLELTFLRQGSPRASSEGNRSKKKEEPQENSSHDSDGAFPSFCHTTPTEEAVYCFYENDSDDLVELGMKNSPKRKPNLAGKGQNKECWAKKEPELNSSQQFHAKNKMAPHLRSNLIADETPPCYSLSSSLSSLSDLELYGTGERMQMSKIRANRQLTMNRRQGTRAAMSKGRDSSASSLSYNSDNDLLQKGLGSSGPKRRRHSAKRRNAEKEQKGLKSKEWKPEGFPDEIASEKGSDLDSVDWKAIQEGANSIVTWLHQATSSFGKETSSESDSILSFMSGLSASSALQLSLDRRDKTRGRKGPTGGVEKKNLPKSFQHGKNLNETRGAGSRNKTEKNVGQQKPLSNIPVVFRGRTVIYMPDAAKESPVQSSRSTPKKTGGPTKQEIPEKTLNLNQPRSRSLHRPGKISEMVELMLPKRSATPPARMNRAPSSGSSRTSTPSQPNPKKLTSPLQQPGRQTPSREAGKTSGSTTPVGPAPKPIQKSPVSKQHKTQKSPVRIPFMQKPVKKTLPMRNTMPTLEERGGNCSSELRAKVNGKGILQANRLNLMRMSSARSLSSDSHQSGFLRQLTFIKESPSLRMRQRSEVSSSEPLSSLSQGASPRRGRLGLPTVFLCSSRCDDLKVDKPTGSSQRPVISRTPLLSQSPSAGVPTRPPRRTSSESPSRLPLKSNNVPPEPFKRYSSSPQINIIKRAASPASTPSDSPEPSSGRKKNEEVSKLPVIPPPQPPQQPPQPQPPQQPAMVKGTWKRIRDEDIPHILKSTLPSTALPLVSAWREEESDQTPGVLQPKTSDAVVQTEDFSTTKTNSSTSPTLESQKAVQIPPDSYEGDGFALAKATTASISFTHEGSVSSLGNFPSSRHSSPSRAARVTPFNYTPSPMVEPTVKEKQVEKTQV, encoded by the exons ATCCGGGCATCTCGTCTGGAACAGATCGACAAAGAGCTGATGGAGGCTCAGGATAAAGTCCAGCCCTCCGAACAGCCG CCCTCCGGAAAACTGCCAAGCACCGAAGGAGATGGGAGGCTGGACATCGCAACCAATTCAGAGGAAGCGAAGGATCAGCTGGGCAGCAGTAAG GTGGAGGTGGTTTTCTGGCTGCTTTCCATGCTGGCCACCCGCGACAAGGAGGACATGTCACGCACTCTGCTGGCCATGTCCAGTTCCCAGGAAAGCTGCCTGGCCATGCGCAAGTCGGGATGCCTCCCTCTGCTCATCCAGATTCTCCATGACTCAGACCGGGAACCGAGCGCCCCCGACAGCCCCGGAGCCGCAGGGAAGGACTGTCGCATGCGCGCTAACGCTGCCCTCCACAACATCATCTTCTCTCAGCCCGACGAGGGACAGGCCAAGAAGGAGATGCGGGTGTTACACGTGCTGGAACAGATCCGCTCCTACTCCGAGACCTGCTGGGACTGGCTCAGGATGCAGAAGGAAGGGGCCAAGATCCCCGAGGGGGGAGCAG CTCCTGTTCCGATCGAGCCCCAGATCTGCCAAGCTACCTGCGCCATCATGAAGCTCTCGTTCGATGAAGAATACCGCCGTGCCATGAATGAGCTGG GTGGACTCCAGGCCATTGCTGAGCTCCTGCAGGTGGACTATGAGATGCACAAGATGACCAACGACCCCCTCAACCTGGCCCTCAGGCGCTACACAGGCATGGCCTTGACCAACCTCACCTTTGGCGACGTGGTCAACAAG GCAACGTTATGCTCGCGGCAAAGGTGTATGCAGGCTATTGTGGACCAATTAGCATCTGACAGTGAGGAATTGCACCAG GTGGTATCCAGCATCCTACGCAATCTCTCATGGCGAGCTGATATGAACAGCAAGAAAGTCTTGCGAGAAGTGGGCAGTGTCTCAGCGCTGATGCAGTGTGCCTTACGGGCCAGCAAG GAATCCACCCTGAAGAGCGTCCTCAGTGCCTTGTGGAATCTCTCAGCTCACAGCACTGAGAATAAAACCGCCATCTGTATGGTGGAAGGAGCGCTTGGCTTCCTAGTGAGCACCCTCACCTACAAGTGCCAGAGTAACTCTCTCGCCATCATTGAAAGTGGAGGTGGGATCCTAAGGAACGTCTCCAGCCTCATTGCTACCAGAGAAGACTACCG GCAAACTCTGAGGGATCATAACTGCCTTCAAACTCTCCTCCAGCACCTCAAGTCCCACAGCCTGACCATCGTCAGCAACGCCTGTGGCACCCTCTGGAACCTCTCTGCCCGCAGCCCCAAAGACCAAGAACTCCTGTGGGACCTGGGGGCGGTCAGCATGCTCCGGAATCTCGTCCACTCCAAGCACAAGATGATCGCCATGGGCAGCACCGCAGCCCTCCGCAACCTCCTTGCCAACCGGCCGCTCAAGTATAAAGATGCCATGGTCATCTCGCCAGGTTCTTGCATGCCCTCCCTGTATATGCGCAAACAGAAGGCCTTGGAGGCCGAACTGGATGCCCAGCACTTGGCTGAAACTTTTGACACCATGGAGAAGCAGACGATGAAGAAGCAGAGCGTCGCCAAGAAACCCATGCGTCACATGGATAGCTTGGTCAAGGACTACGCGTCTGATTCGGGTTGTTTTGATGACGATGAGGTGCCCAACGTCTCCAGCAGTACGGAGAACGGAAATGTGTCGGTTCTCTCCATGTTCCTAAATTCATCCTTCCTCCAAAGTCAAACTTTGTCAAGAACAGTTTCCCAAAAAAGAGGCCCGGAACTGGAGAAAGATCCCAGTGGGAAGTCCACAGAAGCCAAGAAGGCCTCCCCGCTGCTCGTGTCCCAGGACAACGATGTCTCCGTAGTGGCTGAGAAATTGGCCAACAAGATCACGACGACCGTGGCCAAGATAGATAAGTTGGTGGAAGACATAACCACTCTCCATACCTCCTCTGACGACAGCTTCAGCCTCAGCTCTGAAGACCACTGCCTTGACTGGCAATATGGCCTGGATGAAGTCCATGAGGCCCGTGCCCAGTCTTGCTCTCCGTGCCGACTCTCGGACACAAGCGGGATTATGAAACGTGAAAGTCTGAGCCGGGCTCACACCCTCCTGAGGCTGAAGAACGCTTACACGAGCTTATCCAATGACAGCCTCAACAGCGGAAGCACCAGTGACGGCTACTGCCCGAAGGAACACATGAGGCCATGTACCCGGACCACCTTCTTGGACTTTAAAGATGAACTACACCGGTATCAGAAACGGCCCAGCCGTCTTGACTTGAAGAACATCTTGTTGAATAGGCCAGAAAAGATGGAACTGCCCGAGAAGAAACAGCCAGAATCCAACGTGATGGTGGAGAAACCAGAAAAGGAGACACTGCTTGAAAAAGCCAAGGTGACACACAGGCTTCCACCCAACCCTGATGTTGCTGAGAAGGAAACTGAAtgcaagaagaaagagggaggcagACAGCTAGATCCTGATCCCAAAGTCCACACGATCAAACTCTCCCCATCCTATCAGCATGTGCCCTTCCTAGAGAACAACGCCATAGCATCTGGGACGACGGGGGTCTTGGGAACCAGCTCTTACTATCCCAGTTTGTCCATGAAAACCACAGATCACCTGAACAAGGTTCCAGAGAAACTGACCGCAGCAGAACCAGCAAAACAAGAACGGCTGCAGAAATACTCGATGGAAGAGATGCCCATTTGCTTCTCCCGATGCAGTTCCCTGTCTTCTATCTCCTCCGCCGACGGGCAGAGCCACAGTGAGAACGAGATGGACACGGATTCCTCTCTGGAGATCATCGAGGTGGAAGAAGTGGAGGAAGCTCAGAAGAACAATCAAGAGAAGAAGGCAAAGCAGGAGGTGGAGCCCCTCAACTCATCTTCCCAACCCATCGCTATCCCCTTCCCGAACAAAGAGAAAATGTTTCTTAGAGGAGCGTCACCGTCTCGCCACGACGACCTGACCCCTTCCAGCTCATCTGAAAACTACATCCAGGAGACTCCTTTGGTGATGAGTCGCTGCAGTTCGGTCAGTTCTCTGGGCAGTTTTGAGAGCCCGTCCATCGCCAGCTCGATCCAGAGTGAACCCTGCAGTGAGATGATTAGCGGTACAGTCAGTCCAAGTGAGCTCCCGGATAGCCCTGGGCAAACAATGCCTCCAAGCCGCAGCAAAACACCTCTGTTTGAACTCAACAGCCAGCCAGAGAAGGAAGCCAGCCCGTTCAACATCCAGTGGGAGAACAATGTCAAGAAATTTATGGACATCACGGATTTTAAGGAGCGTTTCCAGATGCCCCAAGACCTCGACTCCATGGTCTACTTCACGGTGGAGAAACCCAATGAGAACTTCTCATGCGCCTCCAGCTTGAGCGCATTGCCCCTCCACGAACATTACATCCAGAAGGACGTTGAGTTGAAACTCATCCCGCCATTCCCAGAAAGGAGCGGATTGAACTTCATGACGCATGAGAAGAGAGACGACGAACGGGCCATCGAGGGCCAAAGGAAACTGGAGTGCCTTGAGTTGACCTCTGATGAGGATATTGAAATTCTGAGGGAGTGCATCAATTCGGCCATGCCGCCCCGTTTCCGGAAGATCAGGACATCCCTTGTCTCGGGCCTCCCGGGCCAAGTCCTAAACCCTCAGTCAAAGAAGTCAATGCAGCTTCCAGTCTACATGTTGGTTCCTGCCAATTCCCACTTGAGCATCCCCAAGCATAGGTGGGCCACGGTCACCAGACCCAACAAGGACTACCTGGGCAACGAGGATTCCTTCACGGACTCAGCAGAAGGAACCCCCGTCAACTTCTCCAGCGCTGCTTCGTTGAGCGATGAGACCCTTCAGTACCCTATGAAAGACGAGGGGGATTCCCGGCATTGCTCTGGAAAACGAAAGGAAGTAACGGGGGTTCCGATGGGGGGGCTCCAGAGGGAGATCCGCCAGCTTGAACAAAGCAGCTGCCGGATTGGAAGAATCACTTCCAGTCATTCCACACCAACCAAAATGGCCTCCTCTTCTAAGTATAAAACTGGATCGAATCACACCAGCCCACTCCGTGCAACCCGGGCCCAATCGGCCGAGTCCAGGAGAGGAAACATTCCCCTCAGGAACCTAGAATTGACTTTCTTGAGGCAAGGTAGCCCGAGGGCAAGTTCTGAGGGCAACCGTTCCAAGAAGAAGGAGGAGCCTCAGGAGAACAGCAGCCATGACAGTGACGGGGCCTTCCCATCCTTCTGCCACACCACACCAACCGAAGAGGCTGTCTACTGCTTCTATGAGAATGACTCCGATGACCTAGTGGAGTTAGGCATGAAGAACTCACCCAAAAGAAAGCCCAACCTGGCTGGCAAAGGTCAAAACAAAGAATGCTGGGCTAAGAAAGAACCTGAGCTAAATTCCAGTCAGCAGTTTCAtgctaaaaacaagatggcgccccATCTCCGCAGCAACCTGATTGCAGACGAGACGCCACCATGTTACTCTCTCAGTTCCTCCCTAAGTTCCCTGAGCGATCTCGAACTCTATGGGACTGGAGAAAGGATGCAGATGTCCAAGATCAGAGCTAACCGCCAACTGACCATGAACCGTCGGCAGGGGACGAGAGCCGCCATGTCCAAAGGGAGGGACAGCTCCGCCAGTTCCCTCAGTTACAATTCAGACAATGACCTCCTGCAGAAGGGCCTCGGCTCAAGCGGGCCCAAGAGGAGACGCCATTCAGCCAAAAGGAGGAACGCGGAGAAGGAGCAGAAGGGTCTCAAGTCTAAGGAATGGAAGCCCGAGGGCTTTCCTGATGAAATCGCTTCTGAAAAAGGTTCAGATCTGGATAGCGTTGACTGGAAAGCCATCCAGGAAGGGGCTAACTCCATTGTTACTTGGCTGCACCAAGCTACTTCTTCCTTCGGCAAGGAGACGTCCTCGGAATCGGACtccattttgtcttttatgtctgGCCTTTCGGCAAGTTCTGCTTTACAGCTGAGTTTGGACAGAAGAGACAAGACCCGGGGCAGGAAAGGCCCCACTGGTGGTGTGGAGAAGAAAAACCTCCCCAAATCTTTCCAACATGGCAAGAATCTGAATGAAACGAGAGGGGCCGGCAGCAGGAATAAGACGGAGAAAAACGTAGGCCAGCAGAAACCACTGAGCAACATCCCCGTCGTCTTCCGAGGCAGGACGGTGATCTACATGCCTGATGCGGCCAAGGAATCCCCAGTGCAGAGTTCCAGGTCCACCCCAAAGAAAACGGGAGGGCCCACTAAGCAGGAAATTCCCGAGAAAACTCTGAATCTCAACCAACCGAGATCCAGGAGTCTTCACCGGCCTGGGAAGATCTCAGAAATGGTGGAATTGATGTTGCCCAAAAGAAGTGCAACTCCGCCCGCCAGGATGAACAGAGCACCGTCGTCCGGATCCTCCAGAACGTCCACGCCGTCCCAACCCAACCCAAAGAAACTCACATCACCATTGCAGCAACCCGGCAGACAGACGCCGTCACGTGAAGCTGGAAAGACCAGTGGCAGCACCACACCCGTTGGCCCTGCCCCCAAACCGATCCAGAAGTCCCCTGTGTCTAAGCAACACAAGACCCAGAAATCGCCTGTCCGCATCCCTTTCATGCAGAAGCCCGTTAAGAAGACGCTTCCGATGAGGAACACCATGCCTACACTGGAGGAACGAGGAGGAAATTGCAGCAGCGAGCTAAGGGCTAAGGTCAACGGGAAAGGTATTCTCCAGGCCAACCGCCTTAATTTGATGCGCATGTCCTCAGCGAGATCCCTCAGCAGTGACTCCCACCAGTCAGGCTTCCTACGGCAGCTGACGTTCATCAAGGAGTCCCCGAGTCTTCGCATGAGGCAACGCTCCGAGGTCTCATCTTCCGAGCCTTTGTCTTCACTCTCTCAGGGTGCCTCGCCACGGAGAGGCCGCCTTGGCCTGCCGACCGTTTTCCTCTGCTCTTCCAGGTGCGATGATCTCAAAGTGGACAAGCCAACTGGGTCCAGCCAACGTCCTGTCATTTCCCGCACGCCCCTTCTCAGCCAGAGCCCCTCTGCAGGGGTCCCCACAAGGCCACCCCGCAGGACGAGCTCAGAAAGCCCCTCCCGACTTCCTCTCAAGTCCAACAACGTTCCTCCCGAGCCTTTCAAGCGTTATTCGTCCTCTCCTCAAATCAACATCATCAAGAGGGCCGCCAGCCCTGCTTCTACTCCATCGGACAGCCCTGAGCCCTCAAGTGGGAGGAAGAAGAACGAGGAGGTCTCAAAACTACCGGTGATCCCTCCT CCACAGCCACCGCAGCAGCCACCGCAGCCACAGCCACCGCAGCAGCCGGCAATGGTGAAAGGGACCTGGAAGAGGATCCGTGACGAGGACATACCCCACATTCTGAAGAGCACCCTTCCTTCAACGGCGTTGCCCCTGGTTAGCGCTTGGCGGGAAGAAGAGAGCGATCagacgcccggagtcctccagccGAAGACGAGTGATGCGGTTGTGCAGACGGAAGACTTCTCCACCACAAAGACTAATTCCAGCACCTCCCCTACGCTGGAGAGCCAGAAGGCCGTCCAGATCCCACCTGACAGCTACGAAGGAGACGGCTTTGCTCTCGCGAAGGCCACCACCGCGTCCATCTCCTTTACTCACGAAGGGTCAGTCAGCTCTCTTGGGAATTTCCCTTCCAGCAGGCACAGCTCCCCAAGCCGGGCTGCTCGGGTGACCCCGTTTAATTACACCCCCAGCCCAATGGTGGAGCCCACAGTCAAAGAGAAGCAGGTGGAGAaaacacaagtttga